Proteins from one Pirellulales bacterium genomic window:
- a CDS encoding MBL fold metallo-hydrolase, with protein sequence MTAIEPRILTIVSRKFGQNTYIAWMDGRHDCLVIDPGLEPKRIIEAIEQYELTPCAMLITHGHSDHIGGNAAMKRRWPDCPIVIGVHEADKLTDPKINLSAKYGEPVVSPAADRLVNNGDVIDYAGFQLEVCEIPGHSSGHVVYIWTSNDPRIVFGGDVLFAGSIGRTDFPDGDYEQLTLGIREKLFTLPDNTLVLSGHGPVTTIGKEKQTNPFVKPL encoded by the coding sequence ATGACCGCCATTGAGCCGCGTATTTTGACGATTGTATCCCGCAAGTTCGGGCAAAACACCTACATCGCTTGGATGGATGGCCGTCACGATTGCCTGGTGATTGACCCGGGGTTAGAGCCCAAGCGAATTATCGAGGCGATTGAGCAATACGAATTGACGCCCTGCGCCATGCTCATCACGCACGGCCACAGCGACCATATCGGGGGGAACGCGGCCATGAAACGTCGCTGGCCCGATTGCCCCATCGTGATTGGCGTTCACGAGGCGGATAAACTTACCGATCCGAAAATAAATCTGTCCGCAAAGTATGGCGAACCGGTTGTCAGCCCTGCGGCAGATCGACTGGTCAACAACGGCGACGTGATCGATTACGCTGGTTTCCAATTGGAAGTTTGTGAAATTCCGGGCCATTCTTCCGGTCACGTGGTTTACATTTGGACTTCCAATGACCCGCGGATCGTGTTCGGTGGCGACGTGCTATTTGCCGGCTCGATTGGCCGGACGGATTTTCCCGACGGCGATTACGAGCAGTTGACGCTGGGTATTCGTGAAAAGCTGTTCACACTCCCCGACAATACGCTGGTTCTTTCCGGCCACGGTCCGGTCACTACCATCGGCAAAGAAAAGCAGACCAATCCGTTTGTAAAGCCGCTTTGA